In bacterium, one DNA window encodes the following:
- the rplJ gene encoding 50S ribosomal protein L10 → MPTPQKAATIEHVRQWYDDSVALLFTEYRGLTVKEVTELRQKLRDAGAEYHIVKNTLFRRAMSHNPDAAAEQLLEGPTATAFITKNETECAKVLTTFLREHKTLVIKGASIGGRMFDAMQVAEFAKLPSREILLGQVVGLVQAPLGNVVGIMNEMIAGVVRLVGAIETQKSGA, encoded by the coding sequence GTGCCCACACCGCAAAAAGCGGCAACGATTGAACATGTACGTCAGTGGTACGATGATTCGGTCGCCTTATTGTTCACGGAATACCGCGGCTTGACCGTTAAAGAGGTCACCGAGCTTCGACAGAAGCTCAGAGATGCCGGCGCGGAATACCACATTGTCAAGAATACGCTCTTCCGGCGAGCGATGAGCCACAACCCGGATGCGGCTGCCGAGCAACTGCTCGAAGGCCCAACGGCAACGGCTTTTATCACGAAAAATGAAACCGAATGCGCCAAAGTCCTCACGACTTTCCTGCGCGAGCACAAGACTCTCGTTATCAAAGGCGCCTCTATCGGAGGCCGTATGTTTGATGCAATGCAGGTTGCAGAATTTGCAAAACTGCCGTCACGAGAAATCTTGCTCGGGCAAGTCGTCGGATTGGTCCAAGCTCCTCTCGGCAACGTTGTTGGGATCATGAACGAAATGATCGCCGGCGTTGTTCGCCTTGTTGGAGCCATCGAGACTCAAAAGAGCGGCGCATAA
- the rplL gene encoding 50S ribosomal protein L7/L12, with protein sequence MASTVEQIVDLISKMTVLELSELKKAMEDTFGVTAAAPVAVGVGAGAAEAAPVEEEKTSFDAVLSSVGDQKLQVIKVVRELTSLGLKEAKDLVDGAPQPVKTGVSKEEAETIATKLAAVGAKVDIK encoded by the coding sequence ATGGCTAGTACAGTTGAACAGATTGTAGATCTTATTTCGAAAATGACGGTACTCGAGCTCAGCGAGCTCAAAAAAGCAATGGAAGATACTTTTGGCGTTACCGCTGCCGCCCCGGTTGCCGTAGGCGTCGGCGCTGGCGCTGCCGAAGCAGCCCCCGTAGAAGAAGAAAAGACCAGTTTTGATGCCGTTCTCTCATCAGTCGGCGATCAGAAGCTGCAGGTCATCAAGGTTGTCCGCGAGCTTACCAGCCTTGGCCTCAAGGAAGCCAAAGACCTCGTTGATGGCGCTCCTCAGCCGGTCAAGACAGGCGTCTCTAAAGAAGAAGCCGAAACTATCGCTACCAAGCTTGCCGCAGTCGGCGCCAAAGTCGACATCAAGTAG